The Haemorhous mexicanus isolate bHaeMex1 chromosome 34, bHaeMex1.pri, whole genome shotgun sequence genome includes the window tatgaaaagccaatattataatatgtatccATAACAATAAACCTCTCGCTGAGTGATGGTAGATGTCAGTCCCATGGCCCAGTCCAAGTACTGGGAATTTTGCTCCCCTTACTGGGAATTCCCCTCCCCGTTAGCTTTTTACCCCCATGTTTTTAAGGTCACTAATGTTATGGAGACATATTATAATTTTGGCTTTTCAcagatattaaaatggattttatatctGTGGTGTTAAATTAACTTTGTTATTGTCTTGTTTTGAAAAGCCAGGtttctgctaaggaaggcaggggCCTCCCCtggaatggaaaatgcaaaccccctccctctgaattgttatcATTTAAAAAGTAAGGGGCTCTCaagcaaagatatgggaataggaataacagttctttttttaagaaaagttaaaaatacaaatgcagtagtacaaacaaaaaaaaaagcactgacagagtcagaacaggACCTGACACCcagtgggtcagggtgttggcaaCAGTCCCAGTcaatggtggctgcagccctcctgcagtgccaggtgtggctctgttggagcagggatcctggagaaaggtGGAGTTCTCCTCTAAACAACCAGAGGAgctgtagatgggcctggtcttcctctgggaatccagtgggaaaaggctgatCCTCTAGGAATCCAGAGGGAAAAGGCTGCTATGGTGTTCCAAACTTCAGATTCTATCCAGTTAGAATcacttggctcctccccctgggtggagcacctcccaatgggatgatgcCATTTTATCAGCCAGGCAGTGACACTCAGTCGctcattaacagaagataattaataattaatggcccattGACAGAAGATATATCCTGGAGGGAAGactggttgtggaagagataaagaaaattgCCCAAtgcacagaagataactgccccacctctgacagatggcaaacaCAACACACACTTATCTTGCAATCCAGGACCTGTCCTCACTGGCTGCCCCCATTCTCCAGAGTTCATGGTGTCcagggaggctgctgctgctggcgcCAGGAACAAATGAGACGGTGCTTGGTGTCAGAAAGCTCCAGAATTCCATTTCTTACCCCCAAAAGacagggaaaaggcagagacATGATGTTTCTACAGGGTATCCAAGGGGTGGAGTTGGGGTTTGGGTAAAGGGAGGAGATCTTAGCAACACAAGAAGGGTGAGATCAAGTTCCCGCCTCTTAGCAACAGGGGCACTCCACACAGAATGCGTCCCCAGGTCCTAAATTCCCCCTAAACTGCCTGTGAAATTGTGGAACTTCAGATATTTTTGGtcaatttatttcatttaacacggttttggctgtttttaagaaataaagatGAAGCACAAGCAAATTAAGGCCAAACCAAAAGGACAAGCACACAGGGGTATTCCCACCATGGATCACTGGGAATGTGGggcaccagggctctgcccaacaTGGCTCCTCCAGCGGGGGAtagagctggagcagcgcatGAAGCTCTTTCTGCACTTGGGGCACTCACAGGGCTTCCCTTACTGGTGGCTCCGTTGGTGTTTGTTCAAGTGAGAGCGCTGtgagaagctcttcccacactcctcacactcgtagggcctctccccggtgtggatgcgccggtggGTGATGAGGGTGCAGTTTAGCTTAAATCCCTTCCCACAGTCGGGGCAGgagaagggcctctcctctgagTGAATCAGATAATGACTGAGGAGACTGGAGCTGGTCTTAAACCTCTTCCTGCATTTATCACACTCGTAGGGtctctccccagtgtgggtcTTTTGGTGGAGGATGAGGTAGGAATGCTgtctgaagctcttcccacatttcccacaTCTGTGTGGCCGTTCCCTACTGTGGATGTTCTGGTGCTGAATCAGATGGGCACTCTGTCTGAAGcacttcccacactccccacacttgtagggccgttccccagtgtgggtcctctggTGGCGGATCAGGGTGGAGCTCCGGCTGAAGCTCTCCCCACATTCCTCACACTCATGGGGCCTCTCCCCGGTGTGGATTTGTCGGTGCATGACAAGATGGGCATTCTGCCTGAAGCCCTGCCCGCAGTCagggcagcggaagggccttTCCTCTGTGTGCGTGcgctggtgctggaggagacTGGAGCTGGTGTGAAACCTCTTCCTGCATTGATCACACTGGTAGGGAcattccccagtgtggatcatCTGGTGTTTGATCAgctgggagctccagctgaagctcttcccacattctgCACACTCATAGGGCCCCTCCTCAGTATGGGTCTTCTGGTGCTTGATGAGTTCAGAGCTCCTTCTGAAGTCCTTCTCACACTCCCCACATTtgtagggccgttccccagtgtggatcctctggtggTGGATCAGGGTAGAGCGccggctgaagctcttcccacattccccacactcgtggggcctctccccagtgtggatttGTTGGTGCATGGCAAGATGGGAGCTGTGCCTGAAGCCCTGCCCGCAGTCGGagcagcggaagggcctctcctctgtgtgtgtgcgcTGGTGCACGAGGAGACCAgagctggtctgaaacctcttcctgcactgatcacactcgtagggccgttccccagtgtggatcttcTGGTGGTGGATGAGGCT containing:
- the LOC132340955 gene encoding zinc finger protein 135-like, producing the protein MESREDKSPRQNLREEAVLSDSSAQEPNGEEKPWRSRTRRGCKRRSQGSEGERASLGQESGRRSSRSSELVLHKQVHNGEEPHKCSECGKSFRWNCHLIVHQRTHTGERPYECGECGKSFSRSSSLIHHQKIHTGERPYECDQCRKRFQTSSGLLVHQRTHTEERPFRCSDCGQGFRHSSHLAMHQQIHTGERPHECGECGKSFSRRSTLIHHQRIHTGERPYKCGECEKDFRRSSELIKHQKTHTEEGPYECAECGKSFSWSSQLIKHQMIHTGECPYQCDQCRKRFHTSSSLLQHQRTHTEERPFRCPDCGQGFRQNAHLVMHRQIHTGERPHECEECGESFSRSSTLIRHQRTHTGERPYKCGECGKCFRQSAHLIQHQNIHSRERPHRCGKCGKSFRQHSYLILHQKTHTGERPYECDKCRKRFKTSSSLLSHYLIHSEERPFSCPDCGKGFKLNCTLITHRRIHTGERPYECEECGKSFSQRSHLNKHQRSHQ